One region of Chlorogloeopsis sp. ULAP01 genomic DNA includes:
- the mgtE gene encoding magnesium transporter: MLAQDIRNAGVDVADLNQLKCDLNRLQPVDVGDYITQLPSQQRAIAFRLLNKNQATDVFEYLPPEVQEELINSLHDLQVVQIVETMSPDDRAELFDELPAKVVKRLLQELSPEQRQATATILGYPEGTAGRVMTTEYVRLRQGLTVGTALSKIRLQDQDKETIYYAYVTDDNRKLVSVVSLRQLLFTFPDVLIGDIASDRVVKVRTETPQEEVARLMQRYDLIALPVVDREERLVGIITIDDVVDILQEEATEDIQKLAGVGDGDEAALSPPLVTIKKRLPWLLGIMLLYIGASSAIAPFQSTIAMVPVLAVIMPLFSNTGGTVGIQALTVTIRGLGVGEVTPKDTLKILRKELMAGMGTALTLGLTMICLSLIWAPPQERWVSLIAGCVMATNTFVAVTLGTLLPMGLKRLKLDPALMSGPLVTTMLDAIGFMIFLTLISTALHIFQLKS, translated from the coding sequence AAGTCAACAGCGAGCGATCGCATTTCGTTTACTCAACAAAAATCAAGCAACTGATGTTTTTGAATATCTACCTCCTGAGGTGCAGGAAGAGTTAATTAATTCTCTGCATGATTTGCAGGTAGTGCAAATTGTAGAAACCATGAGTCCCGATGATCGGGCAGAATTATTTGATGAGTTACCTGCAAAAGTCGTCAAGCGGTTATTGCAAGAACTTAGCCCAGAACAACGGCAAGCAACAGCAACTATTCTCGGTTATCCCGAAGGAACCGCCGGCAGGGTGATGACAACGGAGTATGTACGGTTGCGCCAAGGTTTAACTGTCGGTACAGCTTTGAGTAAGATTCGCCTGCAAGATCAGGACAAAGAAACAATTTACTACGCTTACGTTACAGACGACAACCGCAAGTTAGTCAGTGTTGTTTCTCTAAGACAACTATTGTTTACTTTTCCTGATGTTTTAATTGGGGATATAGCGAGCGATCGCGTTGTCAAAGTCAGAACAGAAACTCCTCAAGAAGAAGTCGCCCGCCTGATGCAGCGCTATGACTTAATCGCCTTGCCTGTAGTTGATCGCGAAGAGCGATTGGTGGGTATTATCACAATTGATGACGTGGTTGATATCCTCCAAGAAGAAGCCACAGAAGACATTCAAAAACTGGCAGGTGTTGGTGATGGAGATGAAGCTGCATTGTCACCTCCTTTAGTGACAATCAAAAAGCGCCTGCCCTGGTTATTGGGAATCATGCTCTTGTATATAGGAGCATCAAGTGCGATCGCTCCATTTCAATCTACGATTGCGATGGTGCCAGTACTAGCTGTAATCATGCCCTTGTTCTCCAACACAGGTGGTACTGTGGGTATCCAAGCATTAACCGTCACAATTCGCGGGCTGGGAGTCGGAGAAGTAACACCCAAGGATACTCTCAAAATCCTCCGTAAAGAACTGATGGCAGGAATGGGTACAGCTTTAACCTTAGGGCTGACGATGATTTGTCTTTCCTTGATTTGGGCGCCTCCCCAAGAACGTTGGGTATCACTTATTGCTGGATGCGTCATGGCAACAAATACATTTGTGGCTGTAACTCTAGGTACTTTGCTGCCAATGGGCTTAAAGCGGCTCAAGCTCGATCCAGCTTTAATGAGTGGCCCTTTGGTGACAACAATGTTGGATGCCATTGGGTTTATGATTTTCTTAACACTTATTTCTACGGCTTTGCATATTTTCCAGTTGAAATCCTGA
- a CDS encoding MBL fold metallo-hydrolase: MHLTYLDSNSWLIEIGEQRVLLDPWLVDSLTFSNLDWFFKGFRTSQRPIPENIDLILLSQGLEDHAHPPTLKQLNRNIQVVASPNAAKVVHQLGYTHITTLAHGQSFILNNSVEIKATTGSPIGPTLVENGYLLKELQTGLTLYYEPHGYHSPSLKDAAPVDVIIIPLVDLALPLVGPIIRGRKNALEVAKLLQPQVMLPTAAGGDVMFEGLLTKFLRQEGSVEEFRSLLEKNNLAVQVIEPLPGERFELQLKKRALAT; the protein is encoded by the coding sequence ATGCATTTAACATACTTAGACAGTAATAGCTGGCTGATTGAAATCGGGGAACAACGCGTACTACTAGATCCTTGGCTAGTTGATTCTTTAACCTTTAGTAATTTAGATTGGTTTTTCAAAGGTTTTCGGACTTCACAACGCCCGATACCAGAAAATATTGACCTGATTTTACTGTCTCAGGGATTAGAAGATCACGCTCATCCACCAACCCTCAAACAACTCAATCGCAACATTCAAGTTGTAGCTTCTCCCAATGCTGCCAAAGTAGTACACCAGTTAGGCTACACCCACATCACAACACTTGCTCACGGTCAATCCTTTATCCTCAACAATAGCGTAGAAATTAAGGCAACTACTGGCTCTCCCATTGGCCCCACTTTAGTAGAAAATGGCTATTTGCTCAAAGAGTTGCAAACTGGCTTGACTCTCTACTACGAACCACACGGATATCATTCTCCGTCGCTAAAAGATGCTGCTCCAGTAGATGTTATCATCATTCCGCTCGTTGACTTGGCCTTACCATTGGTTGGGCCGATAATTAGGGGTAGAAAAAATGCCCTAGAAGTAGCGAAGTTATTGCAACCTCAAGTCATGCTACCTACAGCAGCTGGGGGAGATGTAATGTTTGAAGGATTACTGACAAAATTCCTGCGTCAAGAGGGAAGCGTTGAGGAATTTCGCTCCTTACTTGAGAAGAACAATCTTGCCGTGCAGGTGATTGAACCATTACCAGGTGAACGCTTTGAATTGCAATTAAAAAAACGAGCATTGGCAACCTAA
- a CDS encoding ShlB/FhaC/HecB family hemolysin secretion/activation protein: protein MFGKFCLKTNIYKYWLSLNLVIITNAIIIKPLQAQVIPTKRSPFQPSAQNPIFPTTPRQTKPPSTQPLPEPLPPQPLPPPEELLPPPTTPAIPEQTPPGAKIPQTIIVKKFVITGSTVFSPEDFTKVTEPYTNRPITLAELFQVRTEITNFYVNRGYITSGAYIPPQKLQEGVVEIRVVEGGLEEIQVTGTRRLNPGYVRSRLAIAAKKPLNRDRLLEALQLLQLNPLIQNLSAELSAGTNPGQSLLEVRIKEADTFNVQLALDNGRSPAVGSFRRQVQLNEGNLVGWGDSISAVYTNTDGSNAFDVYYTLPINPRNGTVSFSYGTSENRVIERPFNVLDIQSNSKYYELTFRQPIILTPTREFSLGVTATRRESEASFLNGELPFPGSGTDDEGRTRVTAVRFFQEWTSRSSQQVFALRSQFSIGIDALNATINENPPDGRFVAWRGQAQWVRLLAPDTLLLLRGDVQLADRPLVPFEQFSLGGIESVRGYRQDALLSDNAIFASAEVRIPIARLGERNNLLQLTPFVDIGNAWNESGRDDSQLELDTNTLVSVGLGLRLQLQDYLTARFDWGIPLVSISGEKDSWQENGVYFSIIANPF from the coding sequence ATGTTCGGTAAATTTTGCTTGAAAACAAATATTTACAAATACTGGTTGAGTTTGAATTTGGTAATCATTACCAATGCAATTATTATTAAACCATTACAAGCACAAGTTATTCCAACAAAGCGATCGCCCTTTCAGCCCAGCGCTCAAAATCCTATCTTTCCAACCACTCCTCGGCAAACAAAACCACCTTCAACCCAACCGCTACCCGAACCTTTACCACCACAACCTCTGCCACCTCCAGAAGAATTACTCCCACCTCCAACAACACCTGCAATTCCAGAACAAACTCCTCCTGGTGCGAAAATTCCCCAAACTATTATCGTTAAAAAATTTGTAATCACAGGTAGTACTGTGTTTAGCCCGGAAGATTTCACAAAAGTTACCGAACCTTACACCAATCGTCCTATTACTTTAGCCGAGCTATTCCAGGTACGAACAGAAATTACCAATTTTTATGTAAATAGGGGATATATCACATCTGGTGCATATATTCCACCACAGAAACTCCAGGAGGGTGTAGTAGAAATCCGGGTAGTCGAAGGAGGATTGGAAGAAATTCAAGTTACAGGTACTCGTAGACTCAATCCTGGTTATGTGCGAAGTCGTCTGGCGATCGCTGCAAAAAAACCTCTAAATCGCGATCGCTTACTAGAAGCATTGCAACTATTACAACTTAACCCTCTAATTCAAAATCTATCAGCAGAACTATCAGCAGGTACAAATCCGGGGCAAAGTTTATTAGAAGTGCGAATTAAGGAAGCAGATACTTTTAACGTACAGTTAGCTTTAGATAACGGGCGATCGCCCGCGGTAGGTAGTTTTCGTCGCCAAGTACAACTAAATGAAGGTAATCTCGTCGGATGGGGCGATAGCATTAGCGCAGTTTACACTAATACTGATGGCAGCAATGCTTTTGATGTGTACTATACTCTACCTATTAACCCCCGTAATGGCACTGTATCATTTAGCTACGGAACATCTGAAAATAGAGTAATTGAAAGACCCTTCAACGTTCTCGATATTCAGTCTAACTCTAAGTACTATGAATTAACTTTTCGCCAACCGATAATCTTAACACCAACACGGGAATTTTCCTTGGGTGTAACAGCAACTCGCCGCGAAAGCGAAGCCAGCTTTTTAAATGGAGAACTTCCCTTTCCGGGATCGGGAACAGATGATGAAGGAAGAACGCGAGTTACGGCTGTACGCTTTTTTCAAGAATGGACTTCTCGCAGTAGCCAACAAGTATTTGCCTTGCGTTCCCAGTTCAGTATTGGAATCGATGCCTTGAATGCAACTATCAACGAAAATCCACCGGATGGACGTTTTGTTGCTTGGAGAGGGCAAGCACAGTGGGTACGTTTGTTAGCTCCTGATACTTTATTATTACTACGGGGTGATGTGCAACTAGCAGATCGCCCGCTTGTTCCCTTTGAACAATTTAGCTTAGGAGGTATAGAAAGTGTTCGGGGTTATCGGCAAGATGCCCTACTCTCAGATAATGCCATTTTTGCCTCAGCAGAAGTGCGAATTCCCATTGCTCGCTTGGGAGAGCGTAATAATCTTTTGCAACTAACTCCTTTTGTAGATATTGGTAACGCTTGGAACGAGTCTGGCAGAGACGATTCTCAATTAGAGCTAGATACAAATACTTTGGTATCTGTAGGATTAGGACTGCGCTTGCAACTTCAAGATTATCTTACTGCCCGCTTTGACTGGGGTATTCCTTTAGTTTCCATTTCTGGGGAAAAAGACTCATGGCAGGAAAACGGTGTGTATTTTTCGATTATTGCTAATCCTTTCTGA
- a CDS encoding CYTH domain-containing protein, producing MAKEIERKYLVKGNDWRGLAQGSVYRQGYIATQDGVTVRVRIVGEKGYLTIKGPSVKYSRAEFEYPIPIEDAQEMLETLCQSPFIEKIRYRVEWGNLIWEIDEFDGVNKGLILAEVELNDEAQQIELPDWIDTEVSEDPKYFNSNLVKCPFSQW from the coding sequence ATGGCGAAAGAAATAGAGCGTAAATATTTAGTTAAAGGAAATGATTGGAGAGGGCTTGCTCAAGGCAGTGTATATCGTCAAGGATATATTGCCACGCAAGATGGAGTGACGGTACGGGTACGCATAGTAGGAGAAAAAGGATACTTAACTATTAAAGGGCCTAGTGTTAAATATTCCAGAGCTGAATTTGAGTATCCTATTCCGATTGAAGATGCTCAGGAAATGCTTGAAACATTATGTCAAAGCCCTTTTATAGAAAAAATCAGATACAGAGTAGAGTGGGGTAATTTGATTTGGGAAATAGATGAGTTTGATGGTGTGAATAAAGGTCTGATATTAGCAGAAGTTGAACTAAATGATGAAGCACAACAAATTGAATTACCAGACTGGATTGACACAGAAGTTTCCGAAGATCCCAAGTATTTTAATAGTAACTTAGTTAAATGTCCCTTTTCACAGTGGTAA
- a CDS encoding HdeD family acid-resistance protein, with the protein MFRRSKDQPDIRLRTPMGITLIWKPSARKQRAARRRALYSNHNGIIHNRSQIRKNYGVNKIRLATTPEVREELRKNLGWAIALGIVMIILGLVAIGKPFFTTLSLISVFAWLFIVGGIFLLIYAFQTRHAGNFPLKLLVGILYLIVGVILLQNSLKGVASALGFSILLKGIFQVTLALQLRPLPNWSWVLLSGITGVILGMIMWNYIHAENLLFLAIFVGIDLLFDGLWMVLLSSAVCRVLK; encoded by the coding sequence ATGTTTAGAAGATCCAAAGATCAGCCAGACATAAGGCTTCGTACTCCTATGGGGATTACTTTGATTTGGAAGCCCTCGGCACGGAAACAACGAGCGGCAAGACGTAGGGCTTTGTACTCTAATCACAATGGCATTATTCACAACAGAAGCCAGATTCGGAAAAATTACGGAGTAAATAAAATTCGACTTGCCACTACACCTGAAGTGCGAGAGGAATTACGGAAGAATTTAGGATGGGCGATCGCTTTAGGTATTGTCATGATAATTTTGGGTTTGGTAGCGATCGGTAAACCATTCTTCACCACTTTAAGCTTAATATCAGTTTTTGCATGGTTATTTATTGTTGGTGGAATTTTCTTATTAATTTACGCTTTTCAAACTCGTCACGCTGGGAATTTTCCCCTCAAGCTATTAGTAGGAATTCTTTATCTAATAGTAGGAGTTATCTTGCTGCAAAACTCTCTAAAAGGTGTAGCATCAGCATTGGGGTTTTCTATTTTACTCAAAGGTATTTTTCAGGTAACTTTGGCATTACAGCTACGACCATTACCTAACTGGAGTTGGGTATTATTGAGCGGCATCACAGGTGTCATTCTTGGTATGATCATGTGGAATTACATTCATGCAGAGAACTTATTATTCCTAGCAATTTTTGTTGGAATTGACCTATTATTTGATGGATTATGGATGGTTTTATTATCTTCAGCTGTCTGTCGTGTGCTGAAATAG
- a CDS encoding acyltransferase, protein MTGTYLNEISPNQKTKSSSKFLRYIHNFRGFAILTIVATHIIASLQWRNETIEKLAYILIGNGTVYFVFIAGFLFQFLSSKYEYKKYLSKKLQYVILPYLFLSIPAIKLCLIEKIYTPPDWFQYHFSNWSIPGQILMYLLTGAHLPPFWFIPMITIFYLISPILIWVDRHPKNYWILPILLVTTAIIPRAQYNANPIQSFVHFLSVYMIGMFCSRYRDTIFSILKKKYFWLLIGFVVLTILELTITPRPTAINSWSKLILCVLIIYFLWLFELRLPKQFHDIMGFLAELSFGIYFLHGYFIIAYSGAANKFGFNQFWTQANPFTFSLVFLLSVGASIVSILIIKKIFGKKSRFIVGC, encoded by the coding sequence ATGACAGGGACATATTTAAATGAAATAAGTCCAAATCAAAAGACCAAAAGTTCCTCCAAATTTTTAAGGTACATACATAACTTTCGTGGCTTTGCAATTCTTACAATTGTAGCTACACATATTATTGCGTCTTTACAGTGGAGAAATGAAACAATAGAAAAATTGGCTTACATATTAATTGGGAATGGAACTGTATACTTTGTCTTTATAGCAGGCTTTCTTTTCCAATTTTTATCTTCCAAATATGAGTACAAAAAGTATCTGAGTAAAAAGCTGCAATACGTTATTTTACCTTATTTGTTTCTATCAATACCAGCTATCAAACTTTGCTTGATTGAAAAAATTTATACTCCACCAGATTGGTTTCAGTACCATTTTTCTAATTGGTCAATTCCCGGACAAATCCTGATGTATTTATTGACCGGAGCACATTTACCACCGTTCTGGTTTATTCCAATGATTACCATTTTCTATCTAATTTCACCCATACTAATATGGGTAGATAGACACCCCAAAAACTATTGGATACTTCCAATACTACTAGTAACAACTGCAATTATCCCTAGAGCACAATATAATGCTAATCCTATCCAATCATTTGTTCATTTTCTTTCTGTTTATATGATTGGTATGTTTTGCTCACGCTATCGAGACACGATATTTTCGATCCTGAAGAAGAAATATTTCTGGTTATTAATAGGCTTTGTCGTACTGACTATTTTGGAACTTACAATTACACCAAGACCGACGGCAATTAATTCATGGAGTAAACTAATTTTGTGTGTACTTATTATTTACTTTTTGTGGCTATTTGAATTACGCCTACCAAAACAGTTTCATGATATAATGGGTTTCTTAGCAGAACTGAGTTTTGGGATATATTTTCTCCACGGCTACTTTATTATTGCTTACTCTGGTGCAGCTAACAAATTTGGATTTAACCAGTTTTGGACTCAAGCCAATCCATTTACTTTTTCGTTAGTTTTCCTCCTTTCAGTGGGAGCAAGTATCGTTTCGATCCTAATTATCAAGAAGATTTTTGGGAAAAAAAGTCGATTTATTGTTGGTTGTTAG
- a CDS encoding cellulose-binding protein — MPLNQQTVVTANTEKSVVTTVTASPKKTVVTTVTASPKKSIVTSTPALGIGLNGIADWSTQLPFLDAFKSSRQWITQCVNTEPGCNGEWDTNEYNLLNLDKDGWVKSLPAPGDAPKYTRVSTLLYREIPGHYPSGKYIVFYEGEGAISYGFDAQQDKAASTFGRDVINVNSKGGGGILITISSTDPKKTGNYIRNIRVVKAENLSLYNQGEIFNPTFINKIKNFRAFRFMDWMQTNGSKQKEWFSRPKITTASYALKGVPLEVMIALANQVNAEPWFNMPHMATNEYMTKFAQIVKQKLNPKLKAYVEFSNEVWNGQFPQADYALQQGEARWGKDKEHIQMQWYGMRTAQMCDIWKNTFDKQKDRVVCVLGNHTGWQGLENAALDCQSWVAQGNKPCYQHGIDAYAIAGYFGRDLGTPENSQKVESWLNDSDGGFGKAIQHLKTGKLLEKSQDSLVDNYNSFLYHAKVAQKKGLKLVAYEGGQHIVGHSGVENNEKLTNFFIELNRHPAMYDLYSQLLNSWKKAGGGLFMHFVDIGSPSKWGSWGALEYLEQKSSPKYKALIDFSQNHTKS, encoded by the coding sequence TTGCCATTAAATCAACAAACGGTTGTTACTGCTAATACAGAAAAAAGTGTTGTTACTACTGTCACTGCTAGTCCCAAAAAAACCGTTGTTACTACTGTCACTGCTAGCCCTAAAAAAAGTATTGTTACTTCTACTCCAGCCTTGGGTATTGGTCTGAATGGTATTGCTGATTGGTCAACACAATTACCTTTTTTAGATGCTTTTAAATCTTCTCGGCAATGGATTACTCAATGCGTGAATACAGAACCCGGCTGTAATGGCGAATGGGATACAAATGAATACAATTTATTGAATTTAGACAAAGATGGTTGGGTTAAATCTCTGCCAGCACCTGGTGATGCTCCCAAATATACCAGAGTTAGTACTCTATTATATAGAGAAATACCAGGTCATTATCCTTCTGGAAAATATATTGTTTTTTATGAAGGTGAAGGCGCAATCTCATATGGCTTTGATGCTCAACAAGATAAAGCTGCTTCAACTTTTGGTAGAGATGTAATTAATGTAAATTCAAAAGGAGGCGGAGGTATATTAATTACGATTTCCTCTACTGATCCAAAAAAGACAGGCAACTATATTCGTAATATTCGAGTTGTCAAAGCAGAAAACCTATCCCTCTACAATCAAGGTGAAATATTTAACCCTACTTTCATAAACAAAATTAAAAACTTTAGAGCATTTCGTTTTATGGATTGGATGCAAACGAATGGCTCAAAGCAAAAAGAGTGGTTTTCTCGGCCTAAAATAACAACTGCCTCCTATGCATTAAAAGGAGTGCCACTAGAGGTAATGATTGCTCTAGCCAATCAAGTCAATGCGGAACCGTGGTTCAATATGCCGCATATGGCTACCAATGAATACATGACTAAATTTGCCCAAATTGTTAAGCAGAAACTGAACCCAAAGTTAAAGGCTTATGTAGAGTTTTCTAATGAAGTTTGGAATGGGCAATTTCCTCAAGCTGATTACGCCTTACAACAAGGAGAAGCTAGATGGGGAAAGGATAAAGAACATATTCAAATGCAATGGTACGGTATGCGTACTGCTCAAATGTGCGATATCTGGAAAAATACCTTTGACAAACAAAAGGATCGTGTAGTTTGCGTGCTGGGTAATCATACCGGATGGCAAGGGTTAGAGAATGCGGCTTTAGATTGCCAATCTTGGGTAGCCCAAGGCAATAAACCCTGTTATCAACATGGGATTGATGCTTATGCGATCGCTGGCTATTTTGGTAGAGATTTGGGTACACCAGAAAATTCTCAAAAAGTAGAGTCTTGGTTAAATGATTCAGATGGTGGTTTTGGTAAAGCAATCCAGCATCTAAAAACAGGAAAGTTACTTGAGAAATCTCAAGATAGCTTAGTAGATAATTACAACAGCTTTCTTTATCACGCCAAGGTAGCCCAAAAAAAAGGATTGAAGCTAGTTGCTTATGAAGGTGGACAACATATTGTTGGGCATTCTGGAGTAGAAAATAACGAAAAACTGACAAATTTCTTTATTGAATTAAATCGCCATCCAGCCATGTATGACTTATATTCTCAATTACTAAATAGTTGGAAAAAAGCTGGAGGTGGATTATTTATGCATTTTGTTGATATTGGCTCACCCAGTAAATGGGGCAGTTGGGGTGCTTTAGAATATTTAGAGCAAAAAAGTTCACCTAAGTACAAGGCATTAATCGACTTTAGTCAAAATCATACAAAATCATAG
- a CDS encoding NAD-dependent epimerase/dehydratase family protein, with protein MAASKAHTNPVTVGILGAGYISDYHFRALRLLPHLEVRAVCDLNSRLAQQFAQAKGIQNVYSDFDKMLSSEQLDVVHILTPPHIHFTNATQAIEAGVDALIEKPLCHKVSYCQQLRKHSQAAGRAIAVSNNFLYFPVYEKLVSDLRSGRLGQIDQIDIVWNKELGQLKGGPFGAWMLQSPKNILFEVAPHSFVHLIHLLGQPDEISVDVHDKLELPRGLEFYRRWEIRGWKNNTSIRLRFSFIDGYPEHYIHVRGTNAVARVDFENNTYICQEHTPYLLDIDRYANVVASARDSVLQASGTLASFVLSKMGLSKNSGPFPYSIARTIESFYNSRGGILDERIDPAISEAAVALAEWIAREADLPISYQMVSTANQFANTPTPKSTVLVIGGTGFIGQALVRRLRQEGYGVRVLARNPNSCPSELHNLGVEFAKGDFADVNAVEAALDGVRYVYHLARGNGKTWSDYLETDVKPTRQVAELCLKHGIEKLFYASSIAIYYAGKNTSTITENTEPHQGIMRVAPYARSKAENERSLLELHHKQDLPVTIFRPGVVLGRGGSPYHWGIAAWPYSSVCSLYGDGNNPLPIVLVDDVADAMVRAIEVPGIEGKSYNLTSTPCITANEYLDEFERQASIKLRRVPTSPRSSYIESLLKWAIKSIGRDPHAAFPSYADCEGRSFAAKFDSSKAEHELGWTPVQDRETIIREGIQIPVAEFFQ; from the coding sequence ATGGCTGCTAGTAAAGCACATACTAATCCTGTCACTGTCGGTATTCTTGGTGCTGGTTACATTAGTGACTACCACTTCCGAGCGCTGCGCTTGCTGCCTCACCTAGAGGTGCGAGCAGTCTGCGATCTCAATAGCAGATTAGCACAACAGTTTGCTCAGGCAAAGGGGATACAGAATGTCTACAGCGATTTCGATAAGATGTTGTCCTCTGAGCAGCTGGACGTTGTTCACATTCTTACACCACCCCATATTCACTTTACAAATGCCACTCAAGCGATTGAGGCTGGCGTTGATGCCTTGATTGAAAAGCCCCTTTGCCACAAGGTTAGTTACTGTCAACAGTTACGCAAACACAGCCAAGCTGCGGGTAGAGCGATCGCTGTCAGCAATAACTTTTTGTACTTTCCAGTGTATGAAAAATTGGTATCCGACTTACGCAGTGGTAGGTTAGGACAGATTGATCAGATTGATATTGTCTGGAATAAAGAACTTGGACAACTCAAGGGCGGACCTTTTGGGGCATGGATGCTCCAGTCTCCAAAAAATATTCTCTTTGAGGTAGCTCCCCACTCATTTGTTCACCTCATCCATCTCCTCGGACAGCCCGATGAAATTTCTGTCGATGTCCATGATAAATTGGAACTACCACGCGGGCTAGAGTTTTATCGTCGCTGGGAAATTCGAGGCTGGAAGAATAATACCAGCATCCGGCTGCGGTTTTCATTCATTGATGGATATCCAGAGCATTACATCCACGTCCGTGGCACGAATGCAGTGGCAAGAGTTGACTTTGAGAACAACACTTACATCTGTCAGGAGCATACTCCTTACCTACTTGATATTGACCGTTATGCCAATGTGGTTGCAAGCGCTCGCGATTCCGTACTGCAAGCCAGTGGCACCTTAGCGAGTTTCGTATTATCAAAAATGGGTTTATCCAAAAACTCAGGCCCTTTTCCGTACAGCATTGCTCGGACAATCGAGAGTTTCTACAATTCTAGAGGAGGGATACTTGATGAAAGAATAGATCCTGCCATCAGTGAAGCTGCGGTAGCATTAGCTGAGTGGATAGCACGTGAGGCTGATTTGCCCATCTCTTATCAGATGGTATCTACCGCTAATCAATTTGCTAACACTCCCACTCCAAAATCTACGGTATTAGTAATTGGTGGTACTGGTTTCATTGGGCAAGCACTGGTTCGCCGCTTGCGTCAAGAGGGATATGGCGTCCGCGTTCTTGCCCGCAACCCTAATAGCTGCCCATCTGAATTGCACAATCTGGGAGTTGAGTTTGCCAAAGGTGACTTTGCTGATGTCAACGCGGTGGAAGCTGCACTGGATGGCGTTCGCTATGTCTATCACCTTGCACGCGGTAACGGAAAAACATGGAGCGATTACTTAGAAACTGATGTCAAGCCCACGCGCCAGGTTGCCGAGTTGTGCCTGAAACATGGTATTGAAAAGCTATTTTATGCATCTTCGATCGCAATCTACTATGCTGGAAAAAATACCTCAACAATTACGGAAAACACTGAACCTCACCAAGGCATTATGCGCGTCGCTCCCTATGCCAGATCAAAAGCAGAAAATGAGCGATCGCTACTAGAACTTCATCACAAACAAGACTTACCTGTAACAATATTTCGTCCCGGCGTTGTACTAGGGCGTGGTGGAAGTCCTTACCACTGGGGAATTGCGGCTTGGCCATATAGTTCAGTATGTAGCCTCTATGGTGATGGAAATAACCCTCTACCAATTGTGCTTGTAGATGACGTTGCTGATGCGATGGTGCGAGCGATCGAAGTACCAGGGATTGAGGGTAAGTCTTACAACCTTACTAGTACACCTTGTATCACAGCTAACGAATATCTTGATGAGTTTGAACGCCAAGCTAGCATCAAGTTACGACGCGTACCTACATCGCCCAGGAGTTCCTACATAGAGTCCCTCCTCAAATGGGCAATCAAAAGCATCGGACGCGATCCTCATGCTGCATTTCCTAGCTATGCTGATTGTGAAGGTCGTAGCTTTGCTGCTAAATTTGACTCCTCAAAAGCCGAGCATGAACTAGGTTGGACTCCAGTTCAAGATCGCGAAACAATTATTCGTGAAGGTATACAGATTCCTGTTGCAGAGTTTTTTCAATAG